The following coding sequences lie in one Arachis hypogaea cultivar Tifrunner chromosome 9, arahy.Tifrunner.gnm2.J5K5, whole genome shotgun sequence genomic window:
- the LOC112711838 gene encoding putative F-box/FBD/LRR-repeat protein At5g22670 isoform X2 has translation MPRLLFRLLGKALWCLGLLKKRKKHRNGREKGEGKVESSFSICDLPDAILQLIISSLPTKEAIQTSILSKRWEHLWRDISNIELKEGKPEERQQFMQFVTGLLVACNCSILEKFSLSCKVDKDASRVNEWLCGFINPKIQELCLHLEEIEEPLVFPDQLFTCATLTKFTLDMQHVLKLPSSVHFRCLRTLTLSNIIFPDSSSAQQLFFGCPALEDLSLINCNLKNVRAVSIYSLLLRRIYIQEYLDNMLYDDDDVEIGFLSDTIRCKVLIVGPNLKSFTYHGDGMNDFFLYYSTVIDASIQALSESMSFRLPLFCNLGELDLDLSKPVELFNLYEELLILLRNSPCLRVLRFQGEVSLAKEDANFIFDPLPVCFSTTLKTIEISGITGKEEELFAIEILLQAASVLDKLCIKCYWFSFDLNDKRIGLKRSEELYKRILKYPKSSKDCEIELEYS, from the exons ATGCCTCGGCTACTTTTCCG TTTGCTAGGGAAAGCTCTTTGGTGCCTGGGCCTTTTGAAGAAGCGCAAAAAGCATCGCAATGGAAGGGAAAAGGGAGAGGGAAAAGTTGAGAGTAGCTTCAGTATATGTGATCTACCAGATGCGATTCTCCAGCTTATCATATCCTCCCTTCCCACAAAAGAAGCAATTCAAACGAGTATACTCTCCAAAAGATGGGAGCATCTATGGAGGGATATCTCCAATATTGAGTTGAAAGAGGGAAAACCCGAGGAAAGGCAGCAATTCATGCAATTTGTGACCGGATTGCTTGTAGCTTGTAATTGTTCCATTCTTGAGAAGTTTTCTCTGTCATGCAAGGTTGATAAGGATGCTTCTCGGGTTAATGAGTGGCTATGTGGTTTCATCAACCCTAAGATTCAAGAACTATGTCTTCACCTTGAAGAGATTGAGGAACCATTGGTCTTCCCTGACCAACTGTTTACGTGTGCCACATTGACAAAGTTTACATTGGATATGCAGCATGTCTTGAAGCTTCCTTCTTCCGTTCATTTTCGGTGCCTTCGGACTTTGACCTTGTCTAACATTATATTCCCTGATAGTTCTTCAGCACAACAGCTTTTCTTTGGTTGCCCAGCTTTGGAGGATTTGTCCCTAATCAATTGCAATTTGAAAAATGTTCGAGCTGTTTCTATTTATTCTCTCTTGCTTCGACGGATTTATATACAGGAGTATTTAGATAATATGTTGTATGACGACGATGATGTTGAGATAGGTTTTCTGAGTGATACAATTCGCTGCAAAGTACTGATTGTTGGACCTAATCTGAAGTCATTTACTTATCACGGCGATGGAATGAATgattttttcttatattattcaACCGTGATTGATGCCTCAATTCAG GCACTCAGCGAATCGATGTCTTTCAGACTACCTTTATTTTGTAATTTGGGTGAACTAGATTTGGACCTAAGCAAACCCGTAGAATTGTTCAATTTGTATGAAGAATTACTGATACTATTGCGAAACTCGCCCTGTCTTCGGGTTCTTAGATTTCAG GGAGAGGTTTCGCTTGCTAAAGAAGATGCAAATTTTATATTTGATCCCTTGCCTGTGTGTTTTAGTACAACCCTGAAGACGATTGAGATCAGTGGCATTACTGGCAAAGAAGAAGAACTATTTGCAATAGAAATATTGTTGCAAGCAGCATCAGTGTTGGATAAACTTTGTATCAAGTGTTACTGGTTTTCGTTTGATTTAAATGACAAGCGTATAGGATTAAAAAGGTCAGAGGAGTTATACAAGCGTATCTTAAAGTATCCTAAGAGCTCAAAGGATTGTGAGATAGAACTTGAGTATAGTTGA
- the LOC112711838 gene encoding FBD-associated F-box protein At2g26860 isoform X3 produces the protein MPRLLFRLLGKALWCLGLLKKRKKHRNGREKGEGKVESSFSICDLPDAILQLIISSLPTKEAIQTSILSKRWEHLWRDISNIELKEGKPEERQQFMQFVTGLLVACNCSILEKFSLSCKVDKDASRVNEWLCGFINPKIQELCLHLEEIEEPLVFPDQLFTCATLTKFTLDMQHVLKLPSSVHFRCLRTLTLSNIIFPDSSSAQQLFFGCPALEDLSLINCNLKNVRAVSIYSLLLRRIYIQEYLDNMLYDDDDVEIGFLSDTIRCKVSYFWHGASGDFTFRFLNMIPNVEKLSISADSIEALSESMSFRLPLFCNLGELDLDLSKPVELFNLYEELLILLRNSPCLRVLRFQGEVSLAKEDANFIFDPLPVCFSTTLKTIEISGITGKEEELFAIEILLQAASVLDKLCIKCYWFSFDLNDKRIGLKRSEELYKRILKYPKSSKDCEIELEYS, from the exons ATGCCTCGGCTACTTTTCCG TTTGCTAGGGAAAGCTCTTTGGTGCCTGGGCCTTTTGAAGAAGCGCAAAAAGCATCGCAATGGAAGGGAAAAGGGAGAGGGAAAAGTTGAGAGTAGCTTCAGTATATGTGATCTACCAGATGCGATTCTCCAGCTTATCATATCCTCCCTTCCCACAAAAGAAGCAATTCAAACGAGTATACTCTCCAAAAGATGGGAGCATCTATGGAGGGATATCTCCAATATTGAGTTGAAAGAGGGAAAACCCGAGGAAAGGCAGCAATTCATGCAATTTGTGACCGGATTGCTTGTAGCTTGTAATTGTTCCATTCTTGAGAAGTTTTCTCTGTCATGCAAGGTTGATAAGGATGCTTCTCGGGTTAATGAGTGGCTATGTGGTTTCATCAACCCTAAGATTCAAGAACTATGTCTTCACCTTGAAGAGATTGAGGAACCATTGGTCTTCCCTGACCAACTGTTTACGTGTGCCACATTGACAAAGTTTACATTGGATATGCAGCATGTCTTGAAGCTTCCTTCTTCCGTTCATTTTCGGTGCCTTCGGACTTTGACCTTGTCTAACATTATATTCCCTGATAGTTCTTCAGCACAACAGCTTTTCTTTGGTTGCCCAGCTTTGGAGGATTTGTCCCTAATCAATTGCAATTTGAAAAATGTTCGAGCTGTTTCTATTTATTCTCTCTTGCTTCGACGGATTTATATACAGGAGTATTTAGATAATATGTTGTATGACGACGATGATGTTGAGATAGGTTTTCTGAGTGATACAATTCGCTGCAAA GTTAGTTACTTCTGGCATGGAGCTTCAGGCGATTTTACGTTCAGATTTCTTAACATGATCCCAAATGTGGAGAAGCTTTCTATATCTGCAGATTCTATTGAG GCACTCAGCGAATCGATGTCTTTCAGACTACCTTTATTTTGTAATTTGGGTGAACTAGATTTGGACCTAAGCAAACCCGTAGAATTGTTCAATTTGTATGAAGAATTACTGATACTATTGCGAAACTCGCCCTGTCTTCGGGTTCTTAGATTTCAG GGAGAGGTTTCGCTTGCTAAAGAAGATGCAAATTTTATATTTGATCCCTTGCCTGTGTGTTTTAGTACAACCCTGAAGACGATTGAGATCAGTGGCATTACTGGCAAAGAAGAAGAACTATTTGCAATAGAAATATTGTTGCAAGCAGCATCAGTGTTGGATAAACTTTGTATCAAGTGTTACTGGTTTTCGTTTGATTTAAATGACAAGCGTATAGGATTAAAAAGGTCAGAGGAGTTATACAAGCGTATCTTAAAGTATCCTAAGAGCTCAAAGGATTGTGAGATAGAACTTGAGTATAGTTGA
- the LOC112711838 gene encoding F-box/LRR-repeat protein At3g59190 isoform X1, giving the protein MPRLLFRLLGKALWCLGLLKKRKKHRNGREKGEGKVESSFSICDLPDAILQLIISSLPTKEAIQTSILSKRWEHLWRDISNIELKEGKPEERQQFMQFVTGLLVACNCSILEKFSLSCKVDKDASRVNEWLCGFINPKIQELCLHLEEIEEPLVFPDQLFTCATLTKFTLDMQHVLKLPSSVHFRCLRTLTLSNIIFPDSSSAQQLFFGCPALEDLSLINCNLKNVRAVSIYSLLLRRIYIQEYLDNMLYDDDDVEIGFLSDTIRCKVLIVGPNLKSFTYHGDGMNDFFLYYSTVIDASIQVSYFWHGASGDFTFRFLNMIPNVEKLSISADSIEALSESMSFRLPLFCNLGELDLDLSKPVELFNLYEELLILLRNSPCLRVLRFQGEVSLAKEDANFIFDPLPVCFSTTLKTIEISGITGKEEELFAIEILLQAASVLDKLCIKCYWFSFDLNDKRIGLKRSEELYKRILKYPKSSKDCEIELEYS; this is encoded by the exons ATGCCTCGGCTACTTTTCCG TTTGCTAGGGAAAGCTCTTTGGTGCCTGGGCCTTTTGAAGAAGCGCAAAAAGCATCGCAATGGAAGGGAAAAGGGAGAGGGAAAAGTTGAGAGTAGCTTCAGTATATGTGATCTACCAGATGCGATTCTCCAGCTTATCATATCCTCCCTTCCCACAAAAGAAGCAATTCAAACGAGTATACTCTCCAAAAGATGGGAGCATCTATGGAGGGATATCTCCAATATTGAGTTGAAAGAGGGAAAACCCGAGGAAAGGCAGCAATTCATGCAATTTGTGACCGGATTGCTTGTAGCTTGTAATTGTTCCATTCTTGAGAAGTTTTCTCTGTCATGCAAGGTTGATAAGGATGCTTCTCGGGTTAATGAGTGGCTATGTGGTTTCATCAACCCTAAGATTCAAGAACTATGTCTTCACCTTGAAGAGATTGAGGAACCATTGGTCTTCCCTGACCAACTGTTTACGTGTGCCACATTGACAAAGTTTACATTGGATATGCAGCATGTCTTGAAGCTTCCTTCTTCCGTTCATTTTCGGTGCCTTCGGACTTTGACCTTGTCTAACATTATATTCCCTGATAGTTCTTCAGCACAACAGCTTTTCTTTGGTTGCCCAGCTTTGGAGGATTTGTCCCTAATCAATTGCAATTTGAAAAATGTTCGAGCTGTTTCTATTTATTCTCTCTTGCTTCGACGGATTTATATACAGGAGTATTTAGATAATATGTTGTATGACGACGATGATGTTGAGATAGGTTTTCTGAGTGATACAATTCGCTGCAAAGTACTGATTGTTGGACCTAATCTGAAGTCATTTACTTATCACGGCGATGGAATGAATgattttttcttatattattcaACCGTGATTGATGCCTCAATTCAGGTTAGTTACTTCTGGCATGGAGCTTCAGGCGATTTTACGTTCAGATTTCTTAACATGATCCCAAATGTGGAGAAGCTTTCTATATCTGCAGATTCTATTGAG GCACTCAGCGAATCGATGTCTTTCAGACTACCTTTATTTTGTAATTTGGGTGAACTAGATTTGGACCTAAGCAAACCCGTAGAATTGTTCAATTTGTATGAAGAATTACTGATACTATTGCGAAACTCGCCCTGTCTTCGGGTTCTTAGATTTCAG GGAGAGGTTTCGCTTGCTAAAGAAGATGCAAATTTTATATTTGATCCCTTGCCTGTGTGTTTTAGTACAACCCTGAAGACGATTGAGATCAGTGGCATTACTGGCAAAGAAGAAGAACTATTTGCAATAGAAATATTGTTGCAAGCAGCATCAGTGTTGGATAAACTTTGTATCAAGTGTTACTGGTTTTCGTTTGATTTAAATGACAAGCGTATAGGATTAAAAAGGTCAGAGGAGTTATACAAGCGTATCTTAAAGTATCCTAAGAGCTCAAAGGATTGTGAGATAGAACTTGAGTATAGTTGA